Within Oscillatoria salina IIICB1, the genomic segment GGTGGCTAAATTGAGATTTTCAATTCCAATTGTTGTTGGTGCAGTGTTATTTTGTGCAGTAGCTGATACAGATAGATTGTAATTAGTTTCGCTGTCGTTATTAGGGGAAAAAACGTTGATAAAATAACTTTCTGGTGTTAGGGAAAGATTTAGTTCGAGATCCTCACCGATATCGGTTTGTCTAGTATCGAGGATCTCGTCAGAATCGATTATGCTATTATCGTTGCTATCAGCGATAATTTCTATGCCAGCAGCGTCACTTAAACCAGTTAAACTTAAATTGAATAAGCTATTTTCGTTTAGTGTGAAGCTAAAGAAATCGTTTGGTTGTGCGATCGCTAAATTCTCGTTTCGCGATGTTGGGGTAGCACCCACTACACCCAGATCCGCAAAATTACTTATTTGGTCATTGACAGGCATCAGCTATCTACCTCCAAATTTTCCTAATAGTAAACGTAATTGGTCGCGATCGCTATTCAACTAAGGACTTAAACAGTTTTTCACGTCTGTTATATTTGTAACATTTTTCAATTCTATTTCTTTATATGCACGTTTTAGCAATCCTGTCAATACTTTTCCCGGACCAACTTCTAAAACTTGTTCGATGCCTTCTGCTGCCAAACGCTGCATAATTTCGCGCCAGCGTACCGAACCCGTCATTTGTCGCACCAAGCGAGTTTTCAACTCAGCCGCCTTCACAGTCGGCACTGGCTCCACATTAGAGATTACAGGCATCTGAGCATCTTGAAAAGCCACAGACTCTAGTTCTGTTTCAAATTCGGCGGCTGCTGCTGCCATCAGAGGTGAATGAAAAGCACCTGAAACCTTCAAAGCTACAGCACGCTTAGTTTTCACCTGCTCAACTACTGCATCTACTGCTTCTGGCGTACCAGAAATTACTACTTGTGTCTCGCTGTTGTCATTGGCTAGCACAACACCATCGGTATTGTCAATAGCTTGTTGTAATTTTTCGCGATCGAAGCCAACCAAAGCGACCATTTTGCCACCAGCAGCAGCAGCCATCAATTCAGCACGACGCTTAACCAAAAGCAGCCCTGGCTCAAAATCGTACACCTGAGCCGTATAAAGAGCAACATACTCACCCAAACTATGACCAGCCACCAAATCGGGTAGTTGTCCATTTTCGCGCAAAAGATCGGAGATCGCGCATTCAACTACATAAAGACAAGGCTGGGTATAGAGAGTACGAGATAATTTATCTGAATCACTTTGGCAAACCCCATCCACAGACCAACCTAAAATTTGCTCGGCTAGGTCAAATTTACGTTTAACAGCCGGAATATCGATTAAATCTCCTCCCATACCTGCTGTTTGCGAACCCTGTCCGGGAAATACCCATGCTGTTTTGGTCATTTGTAATTTCTTATCTGTCGTTTCTAATTATTTTTGCTAAAAAAATGTTGGTGCGAGATCCTATTTACCCCAGCGTAAGATCGCCGCCCCCCAAGTCAAACCAGCCCCAAAACCGGAAGTAGCGATGATATCTCCCGATTGAATTTTACCTGCACGGACTGCCTCATCAAGGGCTAGGGGAATAGAAGCGGCAGAGGTATTGCCATATTTAGCTAGATTACTAATTATTTTTTCTGGCGGTAGCTTGAGGCGTTGAGCAACTGCATCCATAATCCTTTGATTAGCTTGATGCAAAAGTAACCAATCCACATCCTCAGTCAAAAGATTAGCCCGATACAGAGCTTTTTCAATTACTTCTGGTACC encodes:
- the fabD gene encoding ACP S-malonyltransferase; this encodes MTKTAWVFPGQGSQTAGMGGDLIDIPAVKRKFDLAEQILGWSVDGVCQSDSDKLSRTLYTQPCLYVVECAISDLLRENGQLPDLVAGHSLGEYVALYTAQVYDFEPGLLLVKRRAELMAAAAGGKMVALVGFDREKLQQAIDNTDGVVLANDNSETQVVISGTPEAVDAVVEQVKTKRAVALKVSGAFHSPLMAAAAAEFETELESVAFQDAQMPVISNVEPVPTVKAAELKTRLVRQMTGSVRWREIMQRLAAEGIEQVLEVGPGKVLTGLLKRAYKEIELKNVTNITDVKNCLSP